One genomic region from Gadus morhua chromosome 9, gadMor3.0, whole genome shotgun sequence encodes:
- the bncr gene encoding protein Bouncer encodes MSFIHHQLTLETSVYYCGGSILNSRMSRLRVSSALRVALLCVWLLPAPLWCDNLRCFYSPLQDREQEAESELVVTACPHREFCFKGVGHYGNRSALTIRGCMENESCYQVHVIRLKGTEYVLSFNCCPWPYCNAAPPAPPSRYLVLTPAAVLLGLAVDSVCFY; translated from the exons ATGTCCTTCATCCATCATCAGCTCACACTGGAAACTTCTGTCTATTATTGTGGGGGTTCAATTTTAAACAGTAGAATGAGCAG GCTGCGAGTGTCCTCGGCGCTGAGGGTCGCCCTGCTATGTGTGTGGTTGCTCCCAGCCCCCCTGTGGTGCGACAACCTACGCTGCTTCTACAGCCCCCTGCAGGACCGGGAGCAGGAGGCCGAGTCCGAGCTGGTGGTCACCGCGTGCCCCCACCGCGAGTTCTGCTTCAAGGGGGTCGGTCACTACGGCAACCGCAGCGCGCTGACCATCCGAGGCTGCATGGAGAATGAGAGCTGCTACCAAGTGCACGTCATCCGCCTCAAAGGGACGGAGTACGTCCTGAGCTTCAACTGCTGCCCCTGGCCCTATTGCAACGCCgcacccccggcccccccgtccCGATATCTGGTGCTCACGCCGGCCGCAGTGCTGCTGGGTTTGGCGGTGGATAGCGTCTGTTTTTACTGA
- the LOC115550947 gene encoding small integral membrane protein 29 yields the protein MGLTANATSPDPSPRGTLHPVYLVVAAVLLASMLVCLMAVAIYFRRRARLDQLRHRLLPLYTYDPAEQEEDWGEEDEEEERLEESLLKKRQLAFTKEE from the exons ATGGGGCTGACCGCCAACGCCACCAGCCCCGACCCTTCACCCCGAGGGACCCTTCATCCTGTTTACCTCGTCGTGGCCGCCGTGCTGCTGGCCAGCATGCTGGTCTGTCTGATGGCCGTG GCGATTTACTTCAGGCGGAGAGCAAG GCTCGATCAGCTACGGCACAGGCTCCTTCCTCTCTACACCTACGACCCAGCCGAGCAGGAGGAAGACTGgggagaagaggatgaggaagaggagcggctGGAA GAGTCCCTGTTGAAGAAGAGACAGCTGGCCTTTACAAAGGAGGAATGA